A single genomic interval of Methanomassiliicoccus sp. harbors:
- a CDS encoding glycerol dehydrogenase translates to MITREVAWRVFALEYNSSTLEIKGEGEKAPSYVITPLGAMVNRIFIVGLITDLQNNGTEQEPYWRALLSDGMSKYYIYAGKYNPEATLVLSKLEPPAYVAVVGKSRTYSPEEGKFFVSIRPEKIVAVEESVKDNWVLDAARSTLERIECVEEALQMESPTIEALVNLGYSHALADGVVRALAHYGQVDLNRYRGMVLEAVEQLLPDRAGELTILTDAPSSGPEEIEYEEDDGDKEELVLKLIDKLDTNKKGAPLADLIKEAAKAGIGEVELEEINNSLLDKGLIYEPTIGKMKRI, encoded by the coding sequence ATGATAACCAGGGAAGTTGCCTGGAGGGTGTTCGCCTTGGAGTACAACTCATCGACTCTGGAGATAAAGGGAGAGGGCGAGAAGGCCCCTTCGTATGTCATAACTCCACTGGGGGCTATGGTCAACCGCATCTTCATCGTAGGACTTATCACCGACCTGCAGAACAATGGCACCGAACAGGAGCCATACTGGCGTGCGCTGCTCTCGGATGGGATGAGCAAGTACTACATCTACGCTGGGAAGTACAATCCTGAGGCCACGCTGGTGCTTTCGAAACTGGAACCACCTGCCTATGTAGCAGTGGTAGGTAAGAGCCGCACTTATTCGCCTGAGGAGGGTAAGTTCTTCGTATCCATACGACCCGAGAAGATCGTAGCCGTGGAGGAGAGCGTCAAGGACAATTGGGTCCTGGACGCGGCCCGGTCCACCCTGGAACGCATCGAGTGCGTGGAGGAGGCGCTTCAGATGGAATCTCCGACCATTGAGGCCTTGGTCAACCTGGGGTATAGCCATGCCCTGGCTGATGGCGTGGTGCGGGCCTTAGCACATTACGGTCAGGTCGACCTCAACAGGTACCGCGGAATGGTCTTGGAGGCCGTGGAACAGCTACTGCCCGATCGGGCTGGAGAGCTCACCATACTGACCGATGCCCCTAGTTCCGGTCCCGAGGAGATCGAGTACGAGGAAGATGATGGTGATAAGGAGGAGCTCGTCCTCAAGCTCATTGACAAGCTCGATACTAACAAGAAGGGTGCCCCTCTGGCAGATCTCATCAAGGAGGCTGCCAAGGCAGGAATAGGAGAGGTGGAGCTGGAGGAGATCAACAACTCCCTCCTCGATAAGGGCTTAATCTACGAGCCTACGATAGGGAAGATGAAACGCATCTGA